A single window of Psychrobacter raelei DNA harbors:
- a CDS encoding FixH family protein, with translation MKKSTSPVKFGHQDTQPWYKNYMVLVFVIGLPLFVVVACLWFVYYSVQIKDTVVRDDWYMDGKTLYQDVSRDKLAHDLDLSGDMIFDKDGTVTFTLHYPSDSLKSGKLHDGTPLYYPKKLNLSISHATDISKDRDGVLTHTQGNKYTSHIDLDGLESKYYVQVSNEGKLNWRLREVGKLPQAEISFQPLHSFDEK, from the coding sequence ATGAAAAAATCCACGTCTCCTGTCAAGTTTGGGCATCAAGATACTCAGCCTTGGTATAAGAACTACATGGTCCTCGTTTTTGTGATTGGCTTGCCATTGTTTGTCGTAGTGGCCTGTTTGTGGTTTGTGTATTACTCAGTACAAATCAAAGACACAGTGGTTCGTGATGACTGGTATATGGATGGTAAAACCTTATATCAGGATGTCTCTCGCGATAAGCTGGCTCATGACTTAGACTTAAGTGGTGATATGATTTTTGATAAAGATGGTACGGTTACCTTCACCCTACACTACCCAAGTGATAGCCTAAAGTCAGGCAAACTGCATGATGGCACCCCACTTTATTATCCCAAAAAACTCAACCTATCCATCTCTCATGCTACCGACATTAGCAAAGACAGAGATGGTGTACTAACCCACACTCAAGGCAACAAATATACCTCGCACATTGATCTTGATGGTCTAGAGTCGAAGTACTATGTCCAAGTCAGTAACGAGGGCAAATTAAACTGGCGCTTAAGAGAAGTCGGCAAATTACCCCAAGCTGAGATTAGCTTTCAGCCGCTGCACTCTTTTGATGAAAAATAA
- the ttcA gene encoding tRNA 2-thiocytidine(32) synthetase TtcA: MVDSLDSDEEDLDLDLDLELSDEQEIAHKGVKSARFKKLQKKLRKQVSHAIRDFNMIEDGDVVMVCVSGGKDSYTLLDILLFLKRIAPINFDVVAVNLDQKQPGYPEEVLPNYLQQQGIPHYILEKDTYSVVKSVVPEGKTYCSACSRLRRGSLYGFAKQIGATKIALGHHRDDILATFFLNLFHGGSLKAMPPKLLSDDKQNVLIRPLAYVEEKDIIKYARYKEFPIIPCNLCGSQENLQRAMINDMLRQWDDAHPQRLASIFKAMQNVAPSQLADRELFDFESLTLQRDDSKRDFEGHNIQVGVANELAEIGLPTQPDIKPFESATAAKKIPTINPIID; this comes from the coding sequence ATGGTCGATAGCCTCGATAGTGACGAAGAAGACTTAGATTTAGATTTGGATCTTGAGTTATCCGATGAGCAAGAGATAGCCCATAAAGGGGTAAAGTCTGCACGCTTTAAAAAGCTACAAAAGAAGCTGCGTAAACAAGTCTCTCATGCCATCCGTGACTTCAATATGATCGAAGATGGCGATGTGGTGATGGTGTGTGTGTCAGGTGGTAAAGACAGCTATACACTGCTTGATATCTTGCTGTTTTTAAAGCGTATTGCTCCGATTAACTTCGACGTGGTGGCGGTAAACCTGGACCAAAAACAGCCGGGTTACCCCGAAGAGGTGCTACCAAATTATTTGCAGCAGCAGGGCATCCCGCACTATATTTTAGAAAAAGACACCTATAGCGTGGTAAAAAGTGTGGTGCCAGAGGGCAAGACCTATTGCTCAGCTTGCTCACGTCTGCGCCGCGGCTCTTTATACGGATTTGCCAAACAAATTGGCGCAACTAAAATTGCTTTAGGTCATCATCGTGATGATATTTTGGCTACTTTTTTCTTAAACTTATTCCATGGTGGGTCACTTAAGGCCATGCCACCGAAGCTATTAAGTGATGATAAGCAAAATGTATTGATCCGTCCTTTGGCTTATGTAGAAGAAAAAGACATTATTAAGTATGCGCGCTATAAAGAGTTTCCCATTATTCCATGCAACTTATGTGGTTCTCAGGAAAATCTGCAGCGAGCCATGATTAATGACATGCTGCGTCAATGGGATGACGCGCATCCTCAGCGTTTGGCCTCTATCTTTAAAGCGATGCAAAATGTGGCGCCATCACAGCTTGCAGATAGAGAGCTATTTGACTTTGAGAGCCTAACTCTACAAAGAGATGACTCAAAAAGAGACTTTGAGGGCCATAATATTCAAGTGGGTGTGGCCAATGAGTTGGCTGAAATTGGTCTACCCACTCAGCCTGACATCAAGCCTTTTGAGAGTGCAACAGCCGCCAAAAAAATCCCGACCATTAATCCTATTATCGATTAA